In the Sarcophilus harrisii chromosome 1, mSarHar1.11, whole genome shotgun sequence genome, one interval contains:
- the FIGNL1 gene encoding fidgetin-like protein 1 has product MQTPSTRSLHLSEWQKNYFDITSGTCTPSQKADAYRAQILRIQYAWANSEVSQDCATKLFRKYADKYSAIIDSDNVETGLNNYAENILTMAKCQQTDSSQWQSGLTINNVFKLNSVQEMMQAGRKFKDSLLAPADASLEIHKGVDTFGFSKPKSNCTEQTISIPEKPMSLIQPQNSQLSIMTKTTGDFPTSSVPLDELPSAKFHVAPLFGNVKMTGDTTKANTVALNVSSNQSFFHSGHGNPRKKKAFYDSGSNGTEALSDPTLNKTLDNAEASGHRDENSLSSFKTAKEQLWIDQQKKNHQSQRAPSLSYGGVKKSLGAGRSRGIFGKFVPPLAKQDSRDEKGGMQCKPQRAVPTEPAHPVDERLKNLEPRMIELIMNEIMDHGPPVNWEDIAGVEFAKTTIKEIVVWPMLRPDIFTGLRGPPKGILLFGPPGTGKTLIGKCIASQSGATFFSISASSLTSKWVGEGEKMVRALFAVARCQQPAVIFIDEIDSLLSQRGDGEHESSRRIKTEFLVQLDGATTSSEERILVVGATNRPQEIDEAARRRLVKRLYIPLPEPSARKQIVKNLMAKEHFRLSEEEISLIVKQSDGFSGADMTQLCREASLGPIRSLQTIDITTVTPDQVRPIAFVDFENAFRTVRPSVSLKDLELYENWNKTFGCGK; this is encoded by the coding sequence ATGCAGACTCCAAGCACTAGATCTCTGCATTTGAGTGAATGGCAGAAGAATTACTTTGATATCACCTCTGGCACCTGTACTCCAAGCCAGAAGGCAGATGCCTACCGTGCACAGATTTTACGCATTCAGTATGCATGGGCAAATTCTGAAGTCTCCCAGGATTGTGCTACCAAACTTTTTAGAAAATATGCAGACAAATACTCTGCAATTATTGACTCTGACAATGTAGAGACTGGCTTGAATAACTATGCAGAAAACATTTTGACCATGGCAAAATGCCAGCAAACTGACAGTAGCCAATGGCAATCTGGATTAAcaataaataatgttttcaaattaaATAGTGTGCAAGAGATGATGCAGGCTGGCAGAAAGTTCAAAGATTCTCTCTTGGCTCCAGCAGATGCATCTTTAGAAATCCATAAAGGAGTTGATACCTTTGGTTTTTCTAAACCCAAATCTAATTGTACAGAACAGACAATCAGCATTCCAGAGAAACCGATGTCCTTGATCCAGCCTCAGAACAGTCAGTTGTCGATCATGACCAAAACTACGGGtgattttcctacatcctctgTGCCTTTAGATGAGCTGCCCAGTGCAAAGTTCCATGTTGCTCCATTATTTGGAAATGTCAAAATGACAGGGGATACTACCAAAGCCAATACAGTGGCATTAAATGTGTCATCCAAtcaatcattttttcattctggacatggaaatccaagaaaaaagaagGCTTTTTATGATTCTGGCAGTAATGGCACTGAAGCGCTTTCTGATCCCACACTGAACAAGACTCTTGATAATGCTGAAGCCAGTGGCCACAGGGATGAGAATAGCCTGTCTAGTTTTAAAACTGCAAAAGAGCAACTATGGATAGATCAGCAAAAGAAAAACCATCAATCCCAGCGTGCACCAAGCCTTTCATATGGTGGAGTAAAAAAATCTCTGGGAGCTGGCAGATCCCGGGGCATATTTGGCAAGTTTGTTCCTCCCCTAGCCAAACAGGATagtagagatgagaaaggaggaaTGCAGTGTAAACCTCAGAGGGCTGTGCCTACAGAACCAGCTCATCCAGTTGATGAACGTTTGAAGAATTTAGAGCCAAGGATGATTGAACTTATTATGAATGAGATCATGGATCATGGCCCACCAGTAAACTGGGAAGACATAGCAGGAGTTGAATTTGCTAAAACCACAATAAAGGAGATAGTTGTGTGGCCTATGTTGAGGCCAGACATCTTTACTGGATTACGAGGACCTCCCAAAGGGATCTTACTTTTTGGTCCTCCTGGAACAGGTAAAACTCTAATTGGCAAGTGCATTGCAAGCCAATCTGGGGCAACATTCTTTAGTATCAGTGCTTCTTCCTTGACTTCTAAATGGGTgggtgaaggggaaaaaatggttcGTGCCCTGTTTGCTGTTGCAAGATGTCAGCAGCCAGCTGTCATATTTATTGACGAAATTGATTCCTTGTTGTCACAGCGTGGAGATGGTGAGCATGAATCTTCCAGAAGgataaaaactgaatttttagTTCAGTTAGATGGAGCAACCACATCTTCTGAAGAACGTATTTTAGTGGTGGGAGCAACTAATCGGCCACAAGAAATTGATGAGGCTGCTCGGAGAAGATTGGTAAAGAGATTATATATTCCACTCCCAGAACCTTCAGCAAGAAAGCAAATAGTAAAAAATCTGATGGCCAAGGAACATTTTCGTCTTAGTGAAGAAGAAATATCCCTTATTGTTAAGCAGTCTGATGGATTCTCTGGGGCAGATATGACACAGCTTTGCCGAGAAGCTTCTTTAGGTCCTATCCGAAGTTTACAGACAATTGACATTACCACAGTCACACCAGACCAAGTTCGACCGATAGCTTTTGTTGATTTTGAAAATGCTTTCCGAACTGTGCGCCCAAGTGTGTCTCTAAAAGATTTGGAACTATATGAAAACTGGAATAAAACTTTTGGTtgtggaaaataa